The Cuculus canorus isolate bCucCan1 chromosome 26, bCucCan1.pri, whole genome shotgun sequence genomic sequence ggaggggattctgtccctggGCAGAATCTGGTCAGACCCCACCTGGGGCCATGTCCAGCTCAGAGGTCCTCAGCACAGATGCTCAGCCCCAGCCGGGGCACAGCTCCAGCACAGGAGATTCCCAGCAGGCAGCAAGGGCAGCGCTGCGGTTTCACCCCATGGGTGAGGCACAGCACCCAGCCCTGCCTTTCCGGGCCCGCAGGGCACTGGAGACTACACCCTGTCAGGCACCTTGGAAGCACTGGGATTGTCTTAGAGCTGAGCCCCCCTGGACCTGGGACCACCAATCTCCCCAGCCCAAACTGGGACCACCCCAAAGAGGGAGCACACAGGGATGCTCACAGACCTGAACTCCCCCTTATCGGGACCACTAAGattctccccattcccagcacagcccaaTGCTCAGTGCCACCTGGTGCCCCTGACAAGGCACCCAAAGCTGGTGGCATCCCCCATTCCCTGCCAGAGAAAGgcactgcagctccagctgggcCCGTGGATGAACTTTTCCTGATTGACAGCACTGAGGACCGCAGAGATTGGCTACACCAGGACCTGCACCCGTTCACTCTGAACCCCACTGAGGGCCCAGTGTAGACACAGTGCAAGAGGCCTCCTCTccccccaccagccccacacaCCACCCACCCAAGCGAGGGGTAGAGAAGGGGGCTACTGTGGTTTAACTCGTTTTATTTAGACTCATAAAGGTAACTGCGGCCCAGCTGGACCATGCAAGTGGGGCCGAGACCCAGTAGAAACGCAGCAGTAAGTCAggagcagggtgggatggggtgagcTGCAGCAGGGTGCGGCACCCAGGCTACCGAAGGAATGGTCAGTTGTCGAGAGAAGGGTTTACGAGAGCTGCCCGCAGTCGGTGATGGTGATCTTCTTGCTTGTTTTGCCATCTTTGGAGCCACAGCGTTCCATGGCCTCCACCACGTTCATCCCCTCCTTGACACAGCCAAAGACAACGTGCTTGCCAtccaacctggagaagaagcaCTGGTCACGGCTGGTATCTGCCAGCCCCACAGAGGGACCTCAGCACCAAGCCTGGAATATCCCTTCCCTGGCAGCGTGTGGGTTGGAAACCCACAAGACCACCTGCCTGCACCCCCACACTCACCACTCGGTCTTAGCAGTGCAGATGAAGAACTGGGAGCCGTTTGTGTTGGGGCCAGCATTGGCCATGGACAGGATGCCAGGGCCTGTGTGCTTCAGGATGAAGTTCTCATCAGGGAACTTCTCCCCATAGATGGACTTGCCACCGGTACCATTGTGGCGCGTGAAGTCGCCACCCTGTAAAAACAC encodes the following:
- the LOC104057928 gene encoding peptidyl-prolyl cis-trans isomerase A; the protein is MANPVVFFDIAANGEPLGRVTFELFADKVPKTAENFRALSTGEKGFGYKGSCFHRIIPGFMCQGGDFTRHNGTGGKSIYGEKFPDENFILKHTGPGILSMANAGPNTNGSQFFICTAKTEWLDGKHVVFGCVKEGMNVVEAMERCGSKDGKTSKKITITDCGQLS